A single Mastomys coucha isolate ucsf_1 chromosome X, UCSF_Mcou_1, whole genome shotgun sequence DNA region contains:
- the LOC116091509 gene encoding uncharacterized protein LOC116091509 has protein sequence MLKRKISPNGEGEAMGPPKKRYTLDMVSQKSLEASAEARGEGAPVSQKAQVGMVEADAKVYTQTCASKQLTPVAGDALLPSPQDSLPEDSLHRKDGGSDTGAAASVSGDCSAGTAKAPAMVSSEAQPSVSSLRPNLSNYEIKCALMTEIRRFGRKIALQLVTVLGFVNCFKCFYLSIWAEPFHVLSELGCCKCPSPLMRTKHKSTEKDATPFTLSSLAYVVHPSII, from the exons ATGCTGAAACGGAAAATTAGCCCTaatggagaaggagaagccaTGGGTCCACCTAAGAAAAGATACACTCTGGACATGGTGTCGCAGAAATCTCTTGAAGCTTCTGCTGAGGCAAGGGGAGAAG GTGCTCCTGTCTCCCAGAAGGCCCAGGTGGGCATGGTGGAGGCTGATGCTAAAgtctacacacaaacatgtgcttCAAAACAGCTTACCCCGGTGGCAGGAGATGCCCTTCTCCCCAGTCCACAAGATTCTCTGCCTGAAGACTCACTTCATCGAAAGGATGGTGGCAGTGACACGGGTGCAGCGGCAAGTGTTAGTGGTGACTGCTCTGCAGGCACTGCCAAGGCTCCCGCAATGGTTTCCTCAGAAGCCCAACCCTCTGTGTCCTCACTGAGACCAAATTTGTCCAATTACGAAATCAAATGTGCCCTGATGACAGAAATCCGACGCTTTGGACGAA AGATAGCCCTTCAACTGGTCACGGTGCTTGGCTTCGTGAACTGTTTCAAGTGTTTTTACTTAAGCATCTGGGCTGAGCCATTCCATGTCCTGAGTGAATTAGGCTGCTGCAAgtgtccatctcctctcatgagGACGAAGCACAAGAGTACTGAGAAGGACGCCACACCTTTCACACTGTCCTCCCTAGCCTATGTAGTGCATCCCAGTATCATTTGA